The proteins below come from a single Argentina anserina chromosome 1, drPotAnse1.1, whole genome shotgun sequence genomic window:
- the LOC126787950 gene encoding protein NDH-DEPENDENT CYCLIC ELECTRON FLOW 5, with translation MAMATMASSPIFFSKSRSCSSTSYNKRVLPQRVAAVASIPFQQPINVDYLEQEFSGHGVIFKGIGDDCVAKMSLDNGSKAILMLQSGLIASYKASMWHGGTVELLQSSVSQEANAIQGGVSVALECLTLNLGEEQVSWSPSKWGLHNIIGNPQDSIQVELISTDSHDMVQVKYIVTLQDDALISQLMVSNNSDSSSLQLSGCILSHLTVSSPDATFAVGLERSDFFGRLPILTSSAIVPPEYGQKSESQFSQLWKQLAWGPRNGHQTETERQEEEEEEGEMEEGEEHDNYKNLREQMCRIYTSAPRDFTIIDRGRRNSVVIGRDGFEELYMFSPGSSHEYYGEYAYVCIGQSAVLNPIILGPKESWTGGQRLHNPNP, from the exons ATGGCAATGGCCACCATGGCTTCCAGTCCAATTTTCTTCTCCAAATCCAGGTCTTGCTCTTCTACTAGTTACAACAAAAGGGTACTCCCACAACGAGTTGCAGCTGTGGCCTCAATCCCATTTCAGCAACCCATCAACGTGGACTACCTGGAGCAAGAGTTCAGTGGCCATGGAGTCATATTCAAAGGCATTGGTGATGATTGTGTCGCCAAGATGAGCCTCGACAATGGCAGTAAAGCCATCTTGATGCTACAAAGTGGCCTCATCGCTTCCTATAAGGCCTCCATGTGGCATGGTGGCACAGTTGAGTTGCTCCAGTCCTCAGTCTCCCAAGAAGCCAATGCCATCCAAGGAGGGGTGTCTGTGGCTTTGGAATGTCTCACTCTCAATCTTGGTGAAGAACAAGTTTCATGGTCTCCAAGTAAATGGGGTCTTCATAACATCATAGGAAATCCTCAGGACTCTATCCAG GTAGAACTGATCAGCACTGATTCCCATGACATGGTTCAAGTGAAGTACATTGTGACTCTACAAGACGATGCCCTAATCTCACAGCTCATGGTCTCTAATAACTCTGATTCATCGTCACTCCAACTAAGTGGGTGCATTTTAAGCCATCTGACAGTGAGCTCACCTGATGCTACTTTCGCAGTTGGTTTGGAGAGGTCAGATTTCTTTGGCAGGTTACCCATTTTGACAAGTTCAGCTATAGTCCCTCCAGAGTATGGCCAGAAAAGTGAATCTCAATTCAGCCAACTATGGAAACAATTGGCATGGGGTCCTAGGAATGGCCACCAAACAGAAACTGAacgacaagaagaagaagaagaagaaggagaaatgGAGGAAGGGGAGGAACATGACAATTATAAGAACTTGAGGGAGCAAATGTGTCGAATATACACCAGTGCGCCTCGAGACTTCACAATTATTGACAGG GGTAGACGAAACTCAGTGGTGATTGGAAGAGATGGGTTTGAAGAGCTGTACATGTTCAGCCCTGGCTCAAGTCATGAATACTATGGTGAATATGCTTATGTCTGCATTGGCCAGTCGGCGGTGCTTAATCCAATAATCTTGGGGCCTAAGGAATCATGGACAGGTGGACAACGTTTGCACAATCCAAATCCGTAA
- the LOC126790103 gene encoding PHD finger protein ING2, whose amino-acid sequence MAIARTGVYVDDYLDYASTLPAELQRLLNTIRELDERSQSMIHQTRQQTLGLSKKWNNIEEDEAAVDKMRKEIEANQENAVSLCTEKVLLAKQAYDLIDSHVKRLDEDLNHFAEDLKQDGKISPDEPAILPPLPIIPKTEKRKPIYVTPQSKRFDYWDRERDRDFELMPPPGSHRKDYAIPMDADQPIDPNEPTYCVCHQVSFGDMIACDNENCQGGEWFHYACVGLTPETRFKGKWYCPTCRQHPQG is encoded by the exons ATGGCAATCGCAAGGACTGGAGTGTACGTCGACGACTATCTCGATT ACGCAAGTACGTTGCCTGCTGAGCTGCAGAGGCTTCTCAACACTATTCGGGAACTTGACGAACGTTCTCAAT CAATGATACACCAGACGAGGCAGCAGACCTTGGGCTTGTCCAAGAAATGGAACAACATTGAAGAAGACGAGGCCGCCGTTGACAAAATGCGCAAAGAGATTGAAGCCAATCAGGAGAATGCTGTCAGTCTCTGTACTGAGAAGGTTTTGCTTGCTAAACAAGCTTATGACCTGATTGATAGTCATGTCAAACGGCTCGATGAGGATCTCAATCATTTTGCTGAAGATTTAAAGCAAG atggAAAAATATCACCTGATGAACCAGCAATTCTTCCTCCACTGCCTATAATCCCCAAAACTGAAAAACGGAAGCCCATTTATGTAACACCTCAGTCAAAAAGATTTGATTATTGGGATCGAGAGCGTGACAGGGACTTCGAGCTTATGCCACCCCCGGGAAGCCATAGGAAGGATTATGCTATTCCCATGGATGCTGATCAACCAATTGATCCAAATGAACCTACCTACTGTGTTTGCCATCAG GTGTCTTTTGGAGATATGATTGCCTGtgacaatgaaaat TGTCAAGGAGGCGAATGGTTCCATTACGCATGTGTTGGGCTCACGCCAGAGACGAGATTCAAGGGAAAGTGGTATTGTCCAACATGCAGACAACACCCACAAG GGTAA
- the LOC126787934 gene encoding protein SINE1-like, producing MGRNLAPVVQRELENLHKDADSRRSAMKALKSYVKDLDSKAIPMFLAQVSQSKETGPLNGECTISLYEVLARVHGVKIVPLINSIMATIIKTLASSAGSFPLQQACSKVVPAIARYGIDSTTAEDKKRHIIHSLCNPLADSLLGSQESLTSGAALCLKALVDSDNWRFASDEMVNKVCQNVSGALEEKSTQSNAHMGLVMSLAKRNSIIVEPYARLLIHAGLQILNNGLIEGNSQKRLEAIQMVNFLMKCLDPWSILSELDMVIEEMDKSQSDQMAYVAGAAFEALQTARRIAADKGPKLEKSHSVSGSNFSRRDNSRRQNLSSAGDQSPSSVSPESQTLDSFREYESWVESPVAVGQVSHNSNYDSRSVNRKLWSHERGGVDISLKDGLFSGISHENGYSIAHSDSGNNQFMNNEGECTEELSGFLQRNHRNGVSGSATTSPLGSRTPMDVDNIIFKTPRRLVHSLQDPNNANSDFSEKQTRRFRSLFLEDCSPNGRYNQNVFLHGVTCECNGSFYNGGGEQLQGGPESVSSTDGPKDGDLQAFQNVVPEIKSEIQEPSIRKPLCKAGLKLFCGISFAILAVGVPLTLITDQGPGYEMYLVPT from the exons ATGGGTAGAAATTTAGCCCCAGTAGTACAGAGAGAATTGGAAAATCTTCATAAAGACGCTGATAGTCGTAGGTCAGCAATGAAAGCACTGAAATCCTATGTGAAAGATTTGGACTCCAAGGCCATCCCTATGTTTCTTGCCCAAGTTTCTCAGTCTAAAGAAACTGGTCCTTTGAATGGGGAATGCACCATTTCTCTTTATGAGGTTCTTGCTCGAGTTCATGGTGTCAAAATCGTCCCTCTCATTAACAGCATCATGGCAACTATAATAAAGACACTAGCTTCGAGTGCGGGCTCTTTCCCTCTTCAACAAGCATGTTCAAAGGTGGTTCCGGCCATTGCTAGATATGGGATTGACTCAACTACCGCTGAAGACAAGAAGCGGCATATTATTCATTCACTTTGCAATCCCCTTGCGGATTCCCTCTTGGGTTCTCAAGAGAGCTTGACTTCTGGAGCTGCTCTTTGCTTGAAGGCTCTTGTGGATTCGGATAATTGGCGTTTTGCTTCAGATGAGATGGTTAATAAGGTCTGTCAGAATGTCTCTGGGGCTTTGGAGGAGAAATCTACTCAGTCAAATGCACACATGGGTCTGGTCATGTCACTTGCAAAGCGCAATTCTATAATTGTTGAGCCATATGCTAGGTTGTTGATTCATGCTGGACTGCAGATATTAAACAATGGTTTAATAGAAGGGAATTCTCAGAAACGGTTGGAAGCTATTCAAATGGTGAACTTCTTGATGAAATGCTTAGATCCTTGGAGTATTTTATCAGAGCTTGATATGGTAATTGAAGAAATGGACAAGAGCCAGTCAGATCAGATGGCTTATGTAGCTGGGGCTGCCTTTGAAGCTCTACAGACTGCAAGGAGAATAGCTGCAGATAAAGGCCCAAAACTTGAAAAGTCTCATTCGGTCAGTGGCTCAAACTTTAGTAGGAGGGACAATAGCAGGAGGCAAAATCTATCCAGTGCTGGCGATCAGTCTCCTTCCTCAGTGTCACCTGAGTCGCAAACCCTTGATTCCTTCAGAGAATATGAATCATGGGTTGAATCCCCTGTTGCAGTGGGACAGGTTTCTCACAATTCAAATTATGATAGCAGGAGTGTCAACCGGAAACTTTGGAGTCATGAGCGTGGAGGAGTTGATATTTCTCTCAAAGATGGTTTGTTCTCAGGGATCTCTCATGAAAATGGCTACTCCATTGCACATTCAGACTCTGGAAATAATCAGTTCATGAACAATGAAGGAGAGTGCACAGAAGAATTGTCAGGTTTCCTTCAAAGAAATCATAGAAATGGAGTATCAGGAAGTGCCACAACTAGTCCCCTG GGGTCACGAACTCCAATGGATGTTGATAACATCATCTTCAAAACTCCGAGGAGGCTTGTTCATTCTCTTCAGGATCCTAATAATGCCAACTCAGACTTCTCTGAGAAGCAAACTAGAAGATTTAGAAGTTTATTCTTGGAAGATTGTAGCCCAAATGGCAGGTACAATCAAAATGTTTTCTTACATGGTGTGACTTGTGAATGCAATGGTAGCTTCTATAATGGTGGTGGTGAGCAGTTACAAGGTGGCCCTGAATCTGTATCATCAACAGACGGTCCTAAAGATGGTGATTTGCAAGCGTTTCAAAATGTGGTTCCTGaaataaaatcagaaattcaagaacctagcatcagaaaaccccTTTGCAAGGCTGGACTAAAATTGTTCTGTGGTATTTCTTTTGCAATACTTGCAGTAGGTGTTCCATTAACTTTGATTACTGATCAAGGTCCAGGCTATGAAATGTATCTTGTCCCAACTTAG
- the LOC126793892 gene encoding uncharacterized protein LOC126793892 — MARGQRNRPSPLKVPPFSSSSEEAPTDSGSESATEQPDNTTTVVVTPHKNSKPDQKKKTEASPSKPPMQQEAPKSTRSRFAAEPGTKCVSEPDLHARKRKRDQEEKERRGKKRKEEREEEGYCTSSCSVNSKQVAIRRHEMGSAADPDALDVAEVRIHQLCLAKSLPRKFYVMAVDFLTGNLRECSWVSGLDDLEIAEWLRYRVQHLLPNGLPKINHWFAENFK, encoded by the exons ATGGCTCGTGGACAACGTAACCGCCCTTCTCCACTAAAAGTCCCACCATTTTCCTCTTCATCGGAGGAAGCGCCGACCGACTCCGGTTCCGAGTCCGCCACCGAGCAGCCCGACAACACTACTACTGTGGTGGTCACTCCCCACAAGAACTCCAAGCCtgatcagaagaagaagacggaaGCTTCCCCATCAAAGCCCCCCATGCAGCAGGAAGCCCCCAAAAGTACTAGGTCAAGGTTCGCTGCAGAACCCGGCACCAAGTGTGTATCAGAGCCTGATCTGCACGCCAGGAAAAGGAAGAGAGATcaggaagaaaaggagagaagaggaaagaagaggaaagaagagagagaagaagaaggttaTTGTACCTCCTCCTGCTCTGTAAACTCAAAACAG GTTGCAATCAGAAGGCATGAAATGGGTTCTGCCGCTGACCCAGATGCGTTGGATGTCGCCGAAGTTCGAATACATCAATTATGTCTTGCGAAGTCACTGCCTAGGAAATTCTATGTTATGGCTGTTGATTTTTTGACGGGAAACTTGCGTGAGTGCTCATGGGTTTCAGGGCTGGACGATTTAGAAATTGCTGAATGGCTGAGGTACCGAGTGCAACATTTGTTGCCTAATGGGCTTCCAAAAATCAATCATTGGTTCGCTGAAAATTTTAAGTAA
- the LOC126804677 gene encoding LOW QUALITY PROTEIN: ADP-glucose phosphorylase (The sequence of the model RefSeq protein was modified relative to this genomic sequence to represent the inferred CDS: substituted 1 base at 1 genomic stop codon) yields MEGKVPEIRRDWVTNRWVIFSPARAKRPSDFKSKSPVITGFAIETPLHSDLSPPQIAQVLLAYTTRIHQFITYPCIKYSQVFKNNGAXAGASMTHYHSQMMALPIVPTAVAARLDCMREDYFNRTGKCSIYESKSKDLLIHESPHFVSIVPYAATYPFEMWIIPLTHSPHFHQVDEEKAVDHGGILKLMLEKMALQLNNPPFNFMIQTSPLRDSASELPHSHWFLQIIPQLSVAAGFEIGTSCYINPIFPEDAAKVLRELVNVLPSEEDDQITQ; encoded by the exons ATGGAAGGCAAGGTCCCAGAAATAAGGAGAGACTGGGTCACTAACCGGTGGGTGATATTCTCTCCGGCCAGAGCCAAGCGTCCTTCGGacttcaaatccaaatccccG GTCATTACTGGGTTCGCGATCGAGACCCCTCTTCACTCCGACCTTTCCCCACCTCAGATCGCCCAGGTTCTTCTCGCCTATACAACCAGAATCCACCAGTTCATCACTTACCCTTGCATCAAATACTCAC AGGTGTTTAAAAACAATGGGGCTTGAGCCGGGGCATCAATGACGCACTATCACAGTCAGATGATGGCTCTCCCTATTGTTCCTACTGCTGTTGCTGCTCGACTCGACTGTATGAGAGAAGACTATTTCAACCGTACTGGCAAGTGTAGTATCtatgaatcaaaatcaaagGACCTTTTGATCCATGAATCACCCCATTTCGTTTCGATTGTGCCTTATGCTGCTACTTATCCCTTTGAGATGTGGATCATTCCTCTCACTCACTCTCCTCATTTCCATCAAGTTGATGAGGAGA AGGCAGTTGACCATGGGGGCATCCTGAAACTCATGCTTGAGAAAATGGCTCTGCAGTTGAATAATCCACCATTTAATTTCATGATTCAGACTTCTCCTCTTCGGGACAGTGCTTCAGAGTTACCTCACTCCCATTGGTTCTTGCAAATAATACCCCAGTTAAGTGTTGCAGCTGGTTTTGAAATTGGAACTAGCTGTTACATAAATCCAATCTTTCCAGAAGATGCAGCAAAAGTTTTGAGGGAATTAGTAAATGTTTTACCTTCAGAAGAAGATGATCAAATAACACAGTAG